One stretch of Myxococcales bacterium DNA includes these proteins:
- a CDS encoding methyltransferase domain-containing protein has product MAISYDEARRLAQEKAAQADTGSPFRYLLTRMVPAAIARLCPPRADVLDVGCGSGRYALFFIEAGVTGSYTGIDISDARWQASLELPAEFPGRRLVQDAHEADRLGREFDFVLSLTAFEHFADDRRAARALARTLKPGAAALIAVPAVWSFPLYGPHGYRRYTERSLRALAAQAGLETEELRRVGGLTGWSFHFHWFFPAWVFRNAGKTLLYAAFGFDRARARRQAPRLAAWLDRLGEHHLRWTWGRRLHAGLLRLTAAADRFLPLLEVGYLAVWRRSALASDRPTP; this is encoded by the coding sequence ATGGCGATTTCCTACGACGAAGCGCGACGGTTGGCGCAAGAAAAGGCGGCGCAGGCCGATACCGGCAGCCCGTTCCGCTATCTGCTGACGCGAATGGTGCCGGCGGCGATCGCCCGCCTTTGTCCGCCGCGCGCCGACGTGCTGGACGTGGGCTGCGGATCGGGCCGTTACGCGCTGTTTTTCATCGAGGCCGGCGTCACCGGTTCGTACACCGGTATCGACATCAGCGACGCGCGCTGGCAGGCCTCGTTGGAACTGCCCGCCGAGTTTCCCGGCCGGCGACTGGTGCAGGACGCGCACGAGGCGGACCGACTCGGGCGGGAGTTCGACTTCGTGCTTTCGCTCACCGCCTTCGAACATTTCGCCGACGACCGCCGCGCCGCGCGCGCCCTCGCCCGGACGCTCAAACCCGGCGCCGCCGCGCTGATCGCCGTTCCCGCCGTCTGGTCGTTTCCGCTCTACGGCCCGCACGGCTATCGGCGCTACACCGAACGTTCGCTGCGCGCGTTGGCCGCGCAGGCGGGTTTGGAGACGGAGGAGCTGCGGCGGGTCGGCGGCCTGACGGGCTGGTCGTTTCATTTTCATTGGTTCTTTCCGGCGTGGGTGTTTCGCAACGCGGGCAAGACGCTCTTGTACGCGGCGTTCGGTTTCGACCGCGCCCGCGCGCGCCGGCAGGCGCCGCGCCTGGCGGCCTGGCTGGATCGGCTGGGCGAACATCACCTGCGCTGGACTTGGGGCCGCCGCCTCCACGCCGGCCTGTTGCGCCTCACCGCCGCGGCCGATCGCTTCCTGCCGCTGCTCGAAGTCGGCTACCTGGCGGTCTGGCGGCGGTCCGCCCTTGCATCGGATCGCCCGACTCCCTAA
- a CDS encoding flippase-like domain-containing protein encodes MAGNTLIARLKGKLIAGIAIGGLVYVLVVVYSGWRDLETALRDFPWLLFPLLLLLAFANYLLRFLKWHFYLGQLKIPLARGDSLVIFLAGLIMTISPGKIGELLKSVLLKQRNGTPLTVSAPIIVAERITDFISLVLISVAGLLVFTVSDSSLTILGVVAAILAAFVLVMSNRRLCLGVIALLERWKPLARIGGKMHNLYESINRLVRLLPLTVATFLSLCAWLCECLGFWIAIRAFTPDPSLLAACFIYALGTIIGVASPGGLGLTEGSMLTMLQTAALMGPAVLTKAPAAAATLIIRLATLWFAVFVGAVVLLRFQKRFGDAASELETELARKHEPRP; translated from the coding sequence ATGGCCGGCAACACCTTGATCGCCCGCTTGAAAGGCAAACTGATCGCGGGCATCGCCATCGGCGGGCTGGTTTACGTGCTGGTGGTGGTTTATTCCGGCTGGCGCGACCTGGAAACCGCCTTGCGCGATTTTCCCTGGCTGCTGTTTCCGCTGTTGCTGTTGCTGGCTTTCGCGAATTACCTGCTGCGCTTTCTGAAATGGCATTTCTACCTCGGCCAACTGAAGATCCCGCTGGCGCGCGGCGACAGCCTGGTGATTTTTCTCGCCGGCCTGATCATGACCATCAGCCCGGGCAAGATCGGCGAGCTGCTCAAAAGCGTGCTGCTCAAGCAGCGCAACGGCACGCCGTTGACCGTGTCGGCGCCGATCATCGTGGCGGAGCGGATCACCGATTTCATTTCGCTGGTGCTGATCAGCGTGGCCGGCCTGCTGGTGTTCACCGTGTCGGATTCGAGCCTGACGATCCTGGGCGTGGTGGCGGCGATCCTGGCGGCCTTCGTGCTGGTGATGAGCAACCGCCGGCTTTGCCTGGGCGTCATCGCGCTGCTCGAACGCTGGAAACCGCTGGCCCGGATCGGCGGCAAAATGCACAACCTTTACGAGTCGATCAACCGCCTGGTGCGCCTGCTGCCGCTGACGGTCGCCACGTTTCTGTCGCTTTGCGCCTGGCTCTGCGAATGCCTGGGGTTCTGGATCGCAATCCGCGCCTTCACGCCCGACCCGTCGCTGCTCGCGGCGTGTTTCATCTACGCCCTGGGCACGATCATCGGCGTCGCCAGCCCGGGCGGCCTGGGCCTGACCGAGGGCAGCATGCTGACCATGTTGCAGACCGCGGCGTTGATGGGCCCGGCGGTGCTGACCAAGGCCCCGGCGGCGGCCGCGACGCTGATCATCCGCCTGGCGACCCTGTGGTTCGCGGTGTTCGTCGGCGCGGTCGTGCTGCTGCGGTTCCAAAAGCGGTTCGGCGACGCGGCGAGCGAACTCGAGACGGAACTGGCCCGGAAACACGAACCCCGCCCATAA